A single Amphiura filiformis chromosome 19, Afil_fr2py, whole genome shotgun sequence DNA region contains:
- the LOC140141011 gene encoding fibrinogen-like protein A: protein MVINQLLHMIATILLVNTRMVNCHSPPMNSRTAACVRQCTVQGSRTSAASTCRGSQCYLQQQQQQQQQQQQQQQQQQQSQPYNQQQRHNNQQQQQQYNQQPRQYQQQQQQPQRRPPPSASRTMTNDHDTMMQNLTASIAHALNNKINLHVTHDYMTKSSLSHTNSGTNSHMRMDSNPKDSAPDKVMESHHHIHNHASTFAQDCTELLSHGHNKSGIYSVRPAVMPVSQTEGEIEPFEVYCDMDTDGGGWTVFQRRYNGLVNFYRNWEDYKNGFGYLMGDYWLGLERMHRMTAIANYELRIDLQDYYGHGGWAIYDNFQLGDEGTFYKLIVGEYKGTAGDSLTYHNNMAFSTKDKDNDQHETQHCAREYTGAWWYKECFRSNLNGKYLRALSDSGVMNWHDTNDALKKSEMKIRRVK, encoded by the coding sequence ATGGTAATCAATCAGCTTTTACACATGATTGCAACTATTCTGCTAGTAAACACAAGAATGGTGAACTGTCATTCTCCGCCCATGAACAGCAGGACTGCCGCTTGTGTGCGACAATGTACTGTACAAGGTAGTAGAACTTCTGCTGCTAGTACATGTCGTGGAAGTCAATGCTATttacaacaacagcagcagcaacaacagcagcagcagcaacaacagcagcagcaacaacagtcGCAACCATATAATCAGCAGCAGCGACACAataatcagcagcagcagcaacagtaTAATCAGCAGCCACGACAGtatcagcagcagcaacagcaaccACAAAGGCGACCCCCACCTTCTGCCTCACGGACAATGACAAATGATCATGATACGAtgatgcagaatttgacagcctcGATAGCTCATGCTCTAAATAACAAAATCAATTTACATGTCACCCATGATTATATGACTAAAAGCAGTTTGTCACATACTAACTCAGGCACTAACTCACATATGAGAATGGACTCCAATCCAAAAGATTCAGCACCTGACAAAGTCATGGAAtctcatcatcatattcataatCACGCTTCCACATTTGCACAAGACTGCACCGAGCTCTTATCTCACGGCCACAACAAAAGCGGCATTTACTCGGTAAGACCCGCAGTGATGCCCGTTTCTCAAACCGAAGGCGAAATCGAACCCTTTGAAGTTTACTGCGACATGGATACGGACGGCGGCGGCTGGACTGTATTCCAGCGACGCTACAACGGGTTGGTCAATTTCTATCGAAACTGGGAGGATTATAAAAACGGATTTGGATATCTTATGGGAGACTACTGGCTGGGGCTTGAACGAATGCATCGCATGACGGCCATAGCAAATTACGAACTTCGTATTGACTTACAGGATTACTACGGTCACGGCGGTTGGGCTATATATGATAATTTCCAATTAGGAGATGAAGGTACATTTTACAAGTTAATCGTTGGCGAGTATAAGGGTACCGCAGGAGACTCGTTAACATATCATAATAACATGGCTTTTTCTACAAAAGATAAAGACAATGATCAGCATGAAACACAGCATTGTGCGCGAGAGTATACAGGCGCATGgtggtacaaggaatgttttagaAGTAACCTCAATGGGAAATACTTAAGGGCATTAAGTGACTCCGGTGTCATGAACTGGCATGACACAAATGACGCCCTGAAAAAATCAGAGATGAAAATCCGTCGTGTAAAATGA